GAACTGATCGAGCGCGACGCCGAACGCGGACTGGCGACGCTCTGTGTCGGCTTCGGGCAGGGCGCGGCCATCGAGTTCTCCCGATAACCCCCGCGACCGGCGGGGCGTCTTCCTTTCTCCTCGCCATCGTTTAGTATCGACCCGGAACGTTCCTTATCAATACCCATCGATCGCCGGCCGGGGCTTCGTTTCGGCGAAAGTGGTTCGTGACATCACGGATCGCGTGATCACGACCCATGACAGGACCACCTCTCACACGGCGGGCGGCCCTGCGGGCCGGTGCCGGCATTGCCAGCGCTGGCTCGTTCGCCCTCGCGGGCTGTCTCGGCGGGGCCGACGAGGGAACGGGCGAGCTGACGATCGCCAGCTCCTTCGAGCCCGACCACGTCAACGTCATCGCCGCCGAGCGCTTCGCCGAGCGGATCGAGGAGGGGACCGACGGGCGGCTCTCGATCGAGATCGTCGCGGGCGGGGCCTACGGTTCCGAGGACGAGATCAGCGAGATCGTCAACCAGGGCGGCGTCGAGGCCCACGCGGCCGGTAGCGTCCCCTACTACCTCTACGCGCCCGAGTACTGGTTCTTCGGCTGCCCGCTCGTGATCGACGACTACGAGCATCTGCTCGAGCTGACCGAGGGCGAGGCGTTCTCGGAGGCCCGTGAGCTGTTGGCCGAGCGGGGCAACCAGCGCCCGATCGGCCGGCAGATCTACCGTGGCGAGCGTCACACCACCGCCAACCGGCCGATCAGGGAGCCCGACGACCTCGCCGGGCTGGACCTCCGGCTCCCCGAGTTCGACCCCTGGGTCGCGATCTGGCAGGCGATCGGCGCCCAGCCGACGCCGATCGCGCTCGACGAGCTCTACAGCGCGCTGCAGGTCGGCACCGTCGACGCGACCGAGGGCGACGCCGACCAGATCAGTTCCGTCCAGCTGAACGAGGTCCAGACCCACCTGAGCATGACGGCCCATCAGATCGCCAACGGCAACCTCTACGTCAACGACGGGTTCTTCCGGGGGCTCGACGAGGCGTATCGGGAGCTCTTCTTCGAGGCCGGCCACGAGGCGACCGTCGAGGCCACCGAGCTGGCCATGGAGCGCGAGCAGGAGCTGCTCGACGAGCTCGCCGACTCGGGAATGACGATCGTCGACGACGTCGACCGGGAGGCGTTCCGCGAGGCCGCGCGGCCGGCGATCGAGGAGTTGTTCGAGACCGACTGGGCGGGCAGCTGGGAGGGCATCCGTGGGTAGCGATGCCGGCGGCAACGACTCGATGCAGGTCGACCAGGCGCTCTCGCTGCACGACGACTCGCTCTTCGACCGGGTCGTCCTCTACGCCGCCACGGCGCTGTTCGCCTCGACGATCGCGCTCGCGACGGTGCAGGTCGCCGTTCGGCAGTTCGGCCTCGAGCTGTTCGGGCTGGCCCACTGGACCGAGCCCGCCGCGCGCTACGTGCTGATCGTCGCGACTTACCTCGGGGCCGCGGTCGCCTCCCGGAACGGCGAACACATCAAGATGGAGTTCCTGCTCGATCGCCTGGAGAACCACTACCCCCGGGTGCGGCGCGTCCTGGACCTGCTGGTGGCGGCGCTGGTCGCGACCTTCGTCGCGGTCGCGCTGCGGGGCACCGCCGGCAGCGCCGCGGCGGGCTGGGAGACCTCGATCGGCGGCATCGGCTTCGTCACCGCCGGAACGCTCTATCTGGGCATCGCCTGCGGCCTCGCGGTGATGCTGGTCTACGAGCTGGGGAACCTCGCCGATCGCCTGCGGGCACTGGGGGGTGAGGGCTGATGGAGCTCGCGATCATCGGCCTGCTCTTTCTGGGGACGCTGCTCGCGCTGTACGCCGCGGGCATGCCCGTCGCGGTCGCGATGGGGCTGACCTGTCTGGTGATCATGGTCTCGCCGTACGGCGACGGGATCAACTACGGGCTAATCAGCACGCAGCTGCTGTTCGGGCTCAACAGCTTCACGCTGCTCGCGATCCCCTTTTACCTGCTTTTGGGCCGGCTGATGAACCACATCGGGATGACCCAGCGCATCTTCCGGTTCGCGGGCGCGCTCGTCGGGCAGTTCCGCGGCGGGATCGCACAGGTCAACGTCCTCGCCAGCATGATCTTCTCGGGGATGTCCGGGCTGGCGCTTGCCGACGCCGCCGGGCTGGGCCGCGTCGAGTACCGCGCGATGCGCGACCACGGCTACGACAAGGGCATCTCGCTGGGCGTCTCGGGGTCGTCGGCGATCATCGGCCCGATCATCCCGCCGAGCGTCCCGATCATCATCTACGCGGTGCTCGCCGAGGAGTCGATCGGCGAGCTGTTCCTCGCGGGGATCGTCCCCGGCCTGCTGCTCGGCCTGCTGTTGATGGCGCTGGTGTACGCCCTCGTGGTCCGCCGGGAGTACGACGCGCGCGAGCCCTTCGACCCCGAGGAGCTGAAAGAGAGCTTCATCGGGGCGGCCGCGGCGATCCTCACGCCGCTGATCATCGTGCTCGGCATCCTCTCGGGCTACTTCACCGCGACCGAGGCCGGCGCGGTCTCGGTGGTCTACGTGATCCTCGTGGGGATCGCCTACGGCGAGCTCACCGCGGGCGGGCTGTATCGCGAGCTGCGCGACAGCGCCGTCGAGACGTTCTCGCTGACGTTCATCGTCGCGGTCGCGGCGCTCTACGGGCTGATCGCGCTCCAGCTCCAGCTGCCGACGCTGCTAGCTGAGGGAATCGGCGCGGTGACGACCGACCCCGTCGGGGCGCTGTTGTTGATCGTGCTCCTGTTGCTCGTCGTCGGGACGTTTATGGAGACGATCGCCGCGATCACGATCCTCGTCCCGATCCTGCTGCCGGTGATCGAGCTGACGGGGATCGACCCGGTCCACTTCGGGATCGTGATGATCCTCACGCTGATGCTCGGGCTCCTGACCCCGCCGTTCGGCGTGATACTGTTCGTCCTCGAGAAGGTGACCGACGCCAGCCTCGAGGAGGTGATGTACGCCGTGATCCCGTTCTACCTCCCGATCCTGGTCGTGCTGCTGCTGGTCGTGCTGTTCCCCGGGCTCGCGACCTACGTCCCCGGGCTGATGCCCGGATAGGGCGGGAACGGGAAGGGAATCGAACGGGCTCCCCGCACCCGCGCGGTCTCAGTCGTCCGCGGAGGCGCCGGCCGAGACGGTGCCGTCGTCGTTCCAGCCTCGGACCGCGTAGTACTCCGTGAGGGCGTCGTCGAACCCGTCGAGCTGGTCGGCGTACGGCAGGGTGTCGTCGCTTCTGTCGAAGCCGCGCTCGTTGTTGAACTCGCGCTCCATCTCGACCACGCGCGCGCCGACCTCGAGCAGCTCCTCGTGGTCGACCCCGAACAGGCCCTCGTAGCGCTCGGGGTTCATGACGCCTCTCGAGAAGCGACAGACGATGCCGCAGTCCTCCAGCGCGCGGGCGTTCTCCTGTTCGACGATCGCCTCGGGCTTGCCCTCGAAGCCGCCCTGCGGGAAGGCGTCGTCCTTCCCAACTAACGGATACTCCCAGGCGTAAAAGGTCGAGTACATGTGGTCCGCCCCTCGGTTCGCGACCGCGTAGGCGAGCCCCTGCCCGTGGAGGGTTCGGCCCTCGTGGCCTGCAAAGGAGAGGTGCTTCACCGTCCAGTTGCCGACGCCGAGCTCCTCGTGGGCGCGGCTGATCCCCTCGGCGAGGGTGTCGCCGATCCCCTCCCGGTGGGCGATCTTCTCGACCGTCTCGTGGATCAGCTCGGCGTCGCCGAAGGCGTCCTCGCTCGCGAGATAGCCGGCGACGGTGTTGCCACACGAGATGGTGTCCATGCCGAGCTCGTCACAGAGCTCGTTCGACTGCATCACGTCGACGATGTCGTCGATCGCGCAGTTCGAGCCGAAGGCCATGACGGTCTCGAACTCGGGACCCTCGGTCTCGAGGCCGCTCTCCTCGTCCTTCGTCGGGAGCTTACAGGCGAAGGCACACGCCGAACAGGTCCCCTTCTTGAACTTCTTCTCCTCGACGCGGTCGCCGTTGATCCCCTCCGCGCCCTCGAACTGCTGCTCGGAGAAGTATCGAGTGGGAAGGCCGTTGACCTCGTTCGCCAGGTCCGTCACCGAGGTGGTACCCTGGCGTTTCATGATGTGATCCGTGGTGGCGGCCTCGCGATGGACGTCGTTCTGGACGTTGGGGATCTCGATCTCGGGATGCGAATCGCCGTCGAAGGTGATCGCCTTGACGTTCTTCGAGCCGAGGACGGCACCGAGCCCGCCCCGGCCGAACGCGCGGGACTCGGTGGTCATGATGGAGGCGAACCGCACGAGGTTCTCGCCGGCGGGGCCGATCGCGACGGCGTGTTCCTCGTTCAGGTCGCGTTCGTCCTCGACGTACTCCGTTACCTCGGAGACGAGCGCGCCCTCCAGATCGGGGACCGGATCGAACTCGATTCCTTCATCGGTGATGTGGATCGCGACCGGCTCGTCGCTCTCTCCTTTGAGTTCGATCGCGCCGTAGCCCGTCCCGGCGAGGTTCCGGGAGACGAACCCGCCGGCGTTCGAGGAGACCAGTCCCTCAGTCAAGGGTGAGAGCGCGGTCGCGTTCGTCCGCCCGGTGTAGCTCATCCGGCTGGCCTGCATCGGGCCGGTGGTGAAGAACAGTCGGTTCTCGGGTCCGAGCGGGTCGGCGTCGAACGGCGTTCGTTCGAAGGCGAGCTTCGTCCCGACGCCCCGCCCGCCGATGAACTCCGAGAGAGCGTCGTCGATCTCCTCGGTCTCGTGGGTCTGCTCGGTCAGGTCGACCGACAGCAGCGGCCCCTCTGCGTGAAGCATGTCCCGGGGTTCGGCACCCTCACCAATAAAGATACGCAGGCCTACTCGACGGTCGGCTCCGGGGACGTGTCGGCGAGCCACTGCTCGAGCTTCTCCTGCGGCGGCGGGCCGGTGAGGAGGCCCACGCCGACGAAGAGGACGAGGCTCGTCGCAGCCCGTAAACGGTCGAACGTATAACTGGATGCCCGTCATCGAATCAGACATGCACGAACCCGACGACGGCAGGACGGAGGCCGAGCGATGAGCGACACCCCCGCCGCGCGGTTCCGGGAACGGGTGCCCGAATCGGACGTCGAGCTCGCCTACGCCGGGCTGAACACCTTCCTCAAGGGCGAGCCATGCGACGTCGAGGAGCTTTCGGGAGCGGACGTCGGCGTGCTCGGCGCGCCCTACGACGGCGCGGTGAGCAATCGCCCGGGCGCGCGCTACGGCCCCGAGGCGATCCGCCGGGCCAGCGCCTGGTGGGCGTACCTCTCGGGCTACAAGGGCGGGCTGACGAACATGGGAACCGGGGAACAAGTGGACTTCTCGAAGATCTCGATCGCCGACTGCGGCGACGTTCCCGTCTTCCCGATGGACCGCGAGACGACCGCCGAGAGCATCACCGCCCACGTCGCGACGGTCGCCAAGCGGGCGTTCCCGGTCGTGCTGGGCGGTGATCACTACTGTACGTACCCCGCCGTCCGGGGGTTCGCCGAGGGGATCGACGCCGATTCGGTTGGGCTCGTCCAGATCGACGCCCACACCGACACCGTTTCCGAGAGCGCCGTCTTCGGCGAACACTTCCACGGCTCGAGCACCCACCACATCGCTGACTCCCCCTACGCGGAGTACGAAAACGTCAGTCAGGTCGCGATCCGGGGCTACGAGAGCCCCGCGTTCTTCGACTTTGCCGACGAGGTGGGCCTGAACCTCTTCACGATGAACGAGGTGCGCGAGGACGGTATCAAGCGCGTGGTCGAACGGGCCGTCGCGGCCGCCGCCGAGGGCACCGACGCCGTCTACGTCACCTTCGACATCGACGCGGTCGATCCGTCCGTGGCTCCCGGGACGGGGACGCCGGTTCCGGGCGGGCTCTCCGCCGAGCAGGCGCTCTCGACGATGGACGTTCTCGGGAGCAGCGATGCGGTCGGGGCGGTCGACCTGATGGAGGTCGCGCCGACCTACGACCCGACCGAGGGGACCGGGCGACTGGCAGCGTATCTGTTGGTTCGATTTTTGGAGCGGAAGTTCGCCTAAACGCTCGATACTTCTTCGACAACGATCGCGGTCGCTCGTTCATAGGCGTCGTCGAAGCTATCGACATCACTCAAACGGATCCAGCGGCTGGAGAACTGCCGACCGCACCCTGTATCGCGATCGCACTCGAGAACGACTTTCCAGCCGGATGCCTCGTCTTTCAGGCCGTATAAGATTCGCTCGTTACACCGAGGACAACGTGCAGATTCGTGTCGGTAGAGGTACATCGGAACTTCTGGTCCCCTGTTCACTTCTAAAACTTCGGACGAGAGTAGAGGAAAGCTAAAGGCACCGTGTCGAGGAGAGAATTGAAAGGACATGTCCTACGATGGTCCCCGGATATTTCAAGCGCCGTACGGGAACAAGGCGGCACTGGAGAACTTTCGGAGAACTGTTATCGACGGTATTCCGGTGGACCAGATCGAGCAGTATACGGATCGGAGCTTCGAGACCGATCGAGCTCGACTCTGGGGCACGAAGGAGACTGTTCGAGGGAAGTGGAAAGGGATCGAACCGGGCGACTTCCTGATCTTCTACCGGAACGGTACGTACGAATACGCGGTAGAAGTCGTCGCTACCGAGGAGAACGAACCGCTCGGGCGAGCCGTCTGGCCGAACCACGGAGATGGCAGCCCATGGATCTGTATCATCTATCTCAACGAACCGATCGAGCTCGGTATCGATTCAAGTCTTGTTCACGACCTCGCCGGTTACGACATCGACTACCCGATGGGGTTCAGCCCGCTGAACGAGATGGGGATCGGCGGCATCAGGGGGAAGTTCGGTTCGGTGGAGGAGTTCGTTCACGGATCGGAGCCCGAATCCGGTAGAACGGCTCTCGATCCTCGAAAGCAGGTACGGGCGAACGTTCCGGAATCGGCCCTGTCGGAACTGTATTTTCCCAACGATGGGGCGGCAGAACTCGTCGAACAGATCAACGCCGCGATCAACGCGGGAAAACATCTCGTCTTCACCGGACCTCCCGGGACTGGAAAAACGGAGATCGCCCGCCGGGTGTCCGAACACCTCGTCGACGAACACGGCGACCTCTACACCGATTACCAGCTCACGACGGCGACGGCCGACTGGTCGACGTTCGAAACCGTGGGCGGGTACATGCCCGAAGAGACGGGCGACGGCGACCTATCGTTCGAACCCGGACAGGTTCTTCGACGCTTCAAACGAGGTGGTGAACAACGAAACGAACTGCTGATCGTCGACGAGATCAATCGCGCGGATATCGACAAATCGTTCGGTCAGCTGTTCACGCTGCTTTCGGGGCAAGCGGTTCAACTGCCATATAAGCGTGGAGGCGAG
The sequence above is a segment of the Halalkalicoccus tibetensis genome. Coding sequences within it:
- a CDS encoding TRAP transporter substrate-binding protein, which produces MTGPPLTRRAALRAGAGIASAGSFALAGCLGGADEGTGELTIASSFEPDHVNVIAAERFAERIEEGTDGRLSIEIVAGGAYGSEDEISEIVNQGGVEAHAAGSVPYYLYAPEYWFFGCPLVIDDYEHLLELTEGEAFSEARELLAERGNQRPIGRQIYRGERHTTANRPIREPDDLAGLDLRLPEFDPWVAIWQAIGAQPTPIALDELYSALQVGTVDATEGDADQISSVQLNEVQTHLSMTAHQIANGNLYVNDGFFRGLDEAYRELFFEAGHEATVEATELAMEREQELLDELADSGMTIVDDVDREAFREAARPAIEELFETDWAGSWEGIRG
- a CDS encoding TRAP transporter small permease, which gives rise to MGSDAGGNDSMQVDQALSLHDDSLFDRVVLYAATALFASTIALATVQVAVRQFGLELFGLAHWTEPAARYVLIVATYLGAAVASRNGEHIKMEFLLDRLENHYPRVRRVLDLLVAALVATFVAVALRGTAGSAAAGWETSIGGIGFVTAGTLYLGIACGLAVMLVYELGNLADRLRALGGEG
- a CDS encoding TRAP transporter large permease — its product is MMELAIIGLLFLGTLLALYAAGMPVAVAMGLTCLVIMVSPYGDGINYGLISTQLLFGLNSFTLLAIPFYLLLGRLMNHIGMTQRIFRFAGALVGQFRGGIAQVNVLASMIFSGMSGLALADAAGLGRVEYRAMRDHGYDKGISLGVSGSSAIIGPIIPPSVPIIIYAVLAEESIGELFLAGIVPGLLLGLLLMALVYALVVRREYDAREPFDPEELKESFIGAAAAILTPLIIVLGILSGYFTATEAGAVSVVYVILVGIAYGELTAGGLYRELRDSAVETFSLTFIVAVAALYGLIALQLQLPTLLAEGIGAVTTDPVGALLLIVLLLLVVGTFMETIAAITILVPILLPVIELTGIDPVHFGIVMILTLMLGLLTPPFGVILFVLEKVTDASLEEVMYAVIPFYLPILVVLLLVVLFPGLATYVPGLMPG
- a CDS encoding aldehyde ferredoxin oxidoreductase family protein, coding for MLHAEGPLLSVDLTEQTHETEEIDDALSEFIGGRGVGTKLAFERTPFDADPLGPENRLFFTTGPMQASRMSYTGRTNATALSPLTEGLVSSNAGGFVSRNLAGTGYGAIELKGESDEPVAIHITDEGIEFDPVPDLEGALVSEVTEYVEDERDLNEEHAVAIGPAGENLVRFASIMTTESRAFGRGGLGAVLGSKNVKAITFDGDSHPEIEIPNVQNDVHREAATTDHIMKRQGTTSVTDLANEVNGLPTRYFSEQQFEGAEGINGDRVEEKKFKKGTCSACAFACKLPTKDEESGLETEGPEFETVMAFGSNCAIDDIVDVMQSNELCDELGMDTISCGNTVAGYLASEDAFGDAELIHETVEKIAHREGIGDTLAEGISRAHEELGVGNWTVKHLSFAGHEGRTLHGQGLAYAVANRGADHMYSTFYAWEYPLVGKDDAFPQGGFEGKPEAIVEQENARALEDCGIVCRFSRGVMNPERYEGLFGVDHEELLEVGARVVEMEREFNNERGFDRSDDTLPYADQLDGFDDALTEYYAVRGWNDDGTVSAGASADD
- a CDS encoding agmatinase family protein encodes the protein MSDTPAARFRERVPESDVELAYAGLNTFLKGEPCDVEELSGADVGVLGAPYDGAVSNRPGARYGPEAIRRASAWWAYLSGYKGGLTNMGTGEQVDFSKISIADCGDVPVFPMDRETTAESITAHVATVAKRAFPVVLGGDHYCTYPAVRGFAEGIDADSVGLVQIDAHTDTVSESAVFGEHFHGSSTHHIADSPYAEYENVSQVAIRGYESPAFFDFADEVGLNLFTMNEVREDGIKRVVERAVAAAAEGTDAVYVTFDIDAVDPSVAPGTGTPVPGGLSAEQALSTMDVLGSSDAVGAVDLMEVAPTYDPTEGTGRLAAYLLVRFLERKFA
- a CDS encoding AAA family ATPase → MSYDGPRIFQAPYGNKAALENFRRTVIDGIPVDQIEQYTDRSFETDRARLWGTKETVRGKWKGIEPGDFLIFYRNGTYEYAVEVVATEENEPLGRAVWPNHGDGSPWICIIYLNEPIELGIDSSLVHDLAGYDIDYPMGFSPLNEMGIGGIRGKFGSVEEFVHGSEPESGRTALDPRKQVRANVPESALSELYFPNDGAAELVEQINAAINAGKHLVFTGPPGTGKTEIARRVSEHLVDEHGDLYTDYQLTTATADWSTFETVGGYMPEETGDGDLSFEPGQVLRRFKRGGEQRNELLIVDEINRADIDKSFGQLFTLLSGQAVQLPYKRGGEEIEILPADRTEGEPSVHEYVMPTSWRILATMNSYDKTSLYELSYAFMRRFAFIHVDAPDIPEKPDQRLELLQRYADMWQLEPDEETLRIVGGVWRATNSTIDGRKIGPAIVRDILAHVLGSDAGVEAASTQAVTNYVFPQLEGVPKREQIVTEIARVDGIDETRLERLGRDVLGV